CAGTTCATCACCAACTCCGGGACGCCCATCACGAGCGTCGTCACGGTCACCGCGGTCACGGCGGAGGAGGTGCGCGACGACGGGACCGTGAAGAAGGAGCTGTCGTCGATCCTGGTGCCGTCCGGGACGGCCGGGTTCACGGTCGGGCCGTCGTACGACAAGGTCGGGTGGCACACGTCGGACACGCACCCCCTGACGTTCGAGGACGTCCGGGTCCCCGCTGAGAACCTCCTGGGCGAGCTGGGCCGCGGGTACGCGAACTTCCTGCGCGCTCTCGACGAGGGGCGCATCGCGTTCGCGGCGCTCGCGACGGGCGCCGCCCAGGGGTGCTTGGAGGAGGCGCTGCGGTACGCGCGGACGCGCAACGTGTTCGGCCGGGACATCGGCTCGAACCAGCACATCGCGTTCACGCTCTCGCGCATGGCGACCCGTGTCCACCAGGCGCGACTCTGCTACTACGACGCGGCGTCGAGGCTCGCCAACGACGCGCCGTTCAAGGTCGAGGCGTCGATCGCGAAGCTCGTGGGCAGCGAGGCGGCCATGGCCAACGCGCGTGACGCGGCGCAGATCTTCGGCGGCTACGGGTTCCTCAACGAGAACCCGGTCGCGCGCCACTACCGGGACTCCAAGGTGCTCGAGATCGGGGAGGGGACGTCCGAGGTGCAGCTCATGATCATCGCGCGCGGGCTGGGCCTCACGGCCTAGGCCGCGGTCGAGAACGAGGTTCCGCGCGGTCGAGAACGAGGCTGATGTAGATGTACCGGCCAGAACGACCGCAACCTCGTTCTCGACCGGACGTTCTCCGACGATTGCCACGAGGAAGGAGTGCAGGATGCGGGAGATCGCGCAGCGCGGGCTCTACTACGACGAGCTCGAGACCGAGGTCCGCTACGTCCACAGCCCGGGACGCACGCTGACCGAGGCCGACAACGTGCTGTTCACGACGCTGACCATGAACACCCAGTCGCTCCACCTCGACGCGGCCTGGGCCGCCGACCAGCCCTTCGGGCAGCGCCTGGTCAACTCGATGCTCACGCTCTCGACGCTCGTCGGGGCCTCGGTCGCACAGCTCACGCAGGGCACGATCGTCGCGAACCTCGGCTTCTCCGAGGTCGCGTTCCCGCACCCGGTGTTCCACGGCGACACCCTGTACTCCTCGACGGTCGTCCTGGAGAAGCGGCCGTCCGCGTCGCGGCCCGGGCAGGGCGTCGTGACGTTCGAGCATCGCGGGCACAACCAGGACGGCGTGCTCGTGGCGCGGGCCGTGCGGTCGACGCTCGTGTGGACGCGTACCGGTCACGAGGAGTCCGTCGCGGGCCGCGCGGCGCGGGGGAGCGGGTCCGCGGGGCCACCCCTCACCGCCACGCCCGACGACGGCGCCCACCCCGCGTCGTCGTCGGGCGGGCACCCACGGGGAGCGTTCGCGCACGGGGCCGACGCACCCGAGAGCCGCGCGTCAGGGGAGGCGGCCGCGGCGGCGCGCTCCGCCGTCGGGCAGGGCGGTGCACCGTGACGACCTTCGACCTGGGGCCCGCGCTCCTCTTCTGCCCCGCCGACCGGCCCGACCGGTACCGCAAGGCCGCGGACCGCGCCGACGCCGTGATCCTCGACCTCGAGGACGCCGTCGCACCGGCCGGCAAGGCTGCGGCGCGCGACGCGCTGCTCGCCGAGCCCCTCGACCCGGCGCGGACGATCGTGCGGGTCAACGCGGTCGGGACCCCGGAGCACGAGGCCGACCTGGCCGCGCTCGTGCGCACCCCCTACCGGACCGTCATGGTCCCCAAGGCCGACGAGCGGCTGCCGCGCGACCTCGGCGGGCTGCGCGTCGTGGCGCTGTGCGAGACGGCCGCGGGCGTCCTGGCCGCCCCCGAGCTGGCCCGGCGGCAGGGGGTCGTCGCACTGATGTGGGGCGCCGACGACCTGGTCGCGTCGCTCGGCGGGACGTCGAGCCGGTACCCCGACGGGACCTACCGCGACGTCGCGCGCGCCGCCCGGTCCGCCGTGCTGCTCGCCGCGGGGGCGGCGGGCGTCGCCGCGATCGACGCGGTGCACCTCGCGATCGACGACCTCGACGGCCTGCGCGACGAGGCGCTCGACGCCGCGGCCGTCGGCTTCGCCGCGACCGCGTGCATCCACCCCTCG
This region of Oerskovia jenensis genomic DNA includes:
- a CDS encoding acyl-CoA dehydrogenase family protein encodes the protein MNTELTDEQRKLSDTVREFADTVVAPAAYRYDTERRLPLDIIREMGDLGLFGLPFPVEHGGQGKDYLSLCLAVEALARVDQSIAVTLEAGVGLGIMPIVRHGTAEQRERWLPDLVTGRALAAFGLTEAEAGSDAGATRTTARHEPGPDGGSVWVIDGSKQFITNSGTPITSVVTVTAVTAEEVRDDGTVKKELSSILVPSGTAGFTVGPSYDKVGWHTSDTHPLTFEDVRVPAENLLGELGRGYANFLRALDEGRIAFAALATGAAQGCLEEALRYARTRNVFGRDIGSNQHIAFTLSRMATRVHQARLCYYDAASRLANDAPFKVEASIAKLVGSEAAMANARDAAQIFGGYGFLNENPVARHYRDSKVLEIGEGTSEVQLMIIARGLGLTA
- a CDS encoding HpcH/HpaI aldolase/citrate lyase family protein gives rise to the protein MTTFDLGPALLFCPADRPDRYRKAADRADAVILDLEDAVAPAGKAAARDALLAEPLDPARTIVRVNAVGTPEHEADLAALVRTPYRTVMVPKADERLPRDLGGLRVVALCETAAGVLAAPELARRQGVVALMWGADDLVASLGGTSSRYPDGTYRDVARAARSAVLLAAGAAGVAAIDAVHLAIDDLDGLRDEALDAAAVGFAATACIHPSHVPVIRSAYAPPPGAVTSARALLAAAQEHDGVFVHDGVMIDGPSLRHAEAVLRRARAADATTSGTARPGGTTDRTAPRALRTGSRPT